From a single Girardinichthys multiradiatus isolate DD_20200921_A chromosome 17, DD_fGirMul_XY1, whole genome shotgun sequence genomic region:
- the rpl18a gene encoding 60S ribosomal protein L18a isoform X1: protein MKASGTLREYKVIGRLLPSAKNPAPPLYRMRIFAPNHVVAKSRFWYFVSQLRKMKKASGEIVYCGLVHEKTPLKVKNFGIWLRYDSRSGTHNMYREYRDLSTSGAVTQCYRDMGARHRARAHSIQIMKVQVIAANKCRRPAIKQFHDSKIRFPLPHRVLRRQHKPRFTTKRPNTFF, encoded by the exons ATGAAGGCGTCCGGAACA CTTCGGGAGTATAAAGTAATCGGGCGTCTGCTGCCCTCGGCCAAGAACCCGGCCCCCCCTCTGTACCGCATGAGGATCTTCGCCCCGAACCACGTAGTGGCGAAGTCCCGGTTCTGGTACTTCGTGTCTCAGCTGAGAAAGATGAAGAAAGCTTCTGGAGAGATCGTCTACTGTGGCCTG GTCCACGAGAAGACTCCTCTGAAGGTAAAGAACTTTGGGATCTGGCTGCGTTACGACTCTCGCAGCGGGACCCACAACATGTACAGAGAGTACAGAGACCTGAGCACGTCTGGAGCCGTCACTCAGTGCT ATCGGGATATGGGAGCTCGCCACCGTGCGCGCGCCCACTCCATCCAGATCATGAAGGTCCAGGTCATCGCTGCCAACAAGTGCCGCCGGCCCGCCATCAAGCAGTTCCAT GACTCCAAGATCAGGTTCCCACTGCCCCACCGGGTCCTCCGCCGGCAGCACAAACCGCGCTTCACCACCAAGAGACCAAACACCTTCTTCTGA
- the rpl18a gene encoding 60S ribosomal protein L18a isoform X2 — translation MVKSLLREYKVIGRLLPSAKNPAPPLYRMRIFAPNHVVAKSRFWYFVSQLRKMKKASGEIVYCGLVHEKTPLKVKNFGIWLRYDSRSGTHNMYREYRDLSTSGAVTQCYRDMGARHRARAHSIQIMKVQVIAANKCRRPAIKQFHDSKIRFPLPHRVLRRQHKPRFTTKRPNTFF, via the exons ATGGTGAAGTCACTG CTTCGGGAGTATAAAGTAATCGGGCGTCTGCTGCCCTCGGCCAAGAACCCGGCCCCCCCTCTGTACCGCATGAGGATCTTCGCCCCGAACCACGTAGTGGCGAAGTCCCGGTTCTGGTACTTCGTGTCTCAGCTGAGAAAGATGAAGAAAGCTTCTGGAGAGATCGTCTACTGTGGCCTG GTCCACGAGAAGACTCCTCTGAAGGTAAAGAACTTTGGGATCTGGCTGCGTTACGACTCTCGCAGCGGGACCCACAACATGTACAGAGAGTACAGAGACCTGAGCACGTCTGGAGCCGTCACTCAGTGCT ATCGGGATATGGGAGCTCGCCACCGTGCGCGCGCCCACTCCATCCAGATCATGAAGGTCCAGGTCATCGCTGCCAACAAGTGCCGCCGGCCCGCCATCAAGCAGTTCCAT GACTCCAAGATCAGGTTCCCACTGCCCCACCGGGTCCTCCGCCGGCAGCACAAACCGCGCTTCACCACCAAGAGACCAAACACCTTCTTCTGA